AGGAGAGGAGAAAGCAGTTCAAATATTTGTAGCAGTACTTGGAGCCTCGGGTGCGGTATTTGTTCATGCGACTCCTAATCAAAAGCAGTCTTCGTTTATATTGTCTCATACGTTGGCTTTTGAATATTTTGGAGGAGTTCCGAGACAAATAATTCCTGATAATTTAAAATCAGCAGTAATAAAGAATACTCGAGAAACCCTTGAATTGAATTCCAGCTATTTAGATATGGCAAGATATTACAATACAGTAATAATTCCAGCTAGACCTAACCATCCAAAGGATAAAGCGAAAGTGGAGCAGGCAGTTCAGGGGATACAGCGCTGGATATTAGCCAAATTGAGGAATAGGGTGTTTTACGGAGTAGAAGAGATAAATGCTGTTATAAAGCCTCTTATGGAGCAATACAATGAAAAAAAGATAAGGGGTATAGGTAAGAGTAGGTTTGAGCTGTTAGAGGAGTTAGAGCGTCAAGAATTGCTACCATTACCTAAGAAGCGTTACCAATATAGAGAGCACTTATTACGAACGGTTCATTTAGATTATCATGTGGAAGTTGCAGGTAATTATTATTCTGTTCCTTATCAATATATAAAATCAAAGGTTGATGTATGGTATTCCAACACTACCGTAGAAATATTTTTCAAAGGTAAATTAATAGCAGTTCATCCCAGGTTATTTATTAAAGGTCAAGCTTCTACTTTGGATGAACATATGCCACCTAACCACGTATTGAGTAAAGAAAGATGGAGTCCAAAAAGAATATTTTTTTGGGCATCTAAAATAGGCTTAAATACGACTAAGTTGATGAAAATGATAATGGAATCAAGGAATCACCCTGTAAA
Above is a window of Deferribacter autotrophicus DNA encoding:
- the istA gene encoding IS21 family transposase; this encodes MKRLAMAMVKDVLRLRFQNKLSYRAISRSLGVPKSTVLDYCTRFQITGLSIEEGLKLLDNELEDKLFPERKAKSRNNRPLPDFAYIAEEIRKKGVTWLLLWQEYKERHPEGYNYTQFKKYCQDYIQRLSPTMRQIYYAGETMFVDYSGLTMNMVDVSTGEEKAVQIFVAVLGASGAVFVHATPNQKQSSFILSHTLAFEYFGGVPRQIIPDNLKSAVIKNTRETLELNSSYLDMARYYNTVIIPARPNHPKDKAKVEQAVQGIQRWILAKLRNRVFYGVEEINAVIKPLMEQYNEKKIRGIGKSRFELLEELERQELLPLPKKRYQYREHLLRTVHLDYHVEVAGNYYSVPYQYIKSKVDVWYSNTTVEIFFKGKLIAVHPRLFIKGQASTLDEHMPPNHVLSKERWSPKRIFFWASKIGLNTTKLMKMIMESRNHPVNAYRTCIAILKLSDEYSAKELELSCQKAISIGAFTVKSVKTILKTKSYQQRPKKDITPLNKHENIRGKQYYKEEKEEK